The following proteins are co-located in the Myxococcus fulvus genome:
- a CDS encoding c-type cytochrome, with product MKRHLLAGVLAAALGLCACEDRSTGAAWTNASGSVALSRDDAFLYVVDADTGVLAVVETASGQKVGEVKVGAGPERVVVGPDDTVYVSNRGARSVSVIRRGDWNEAARVAVGVEPMGLTVSPNGDTLYVVNSTALDSSVYGTLMAVDTRTLEVRWELPVGEEPRGVALVDGGRRALVSLFRHADLVTVDLSDAHQPRMQREGTDLYARANTRQGVAADEPIPFPSSDVLFRPRGMADVVVSPEGARAFAPTLWAREDSLTSDGRGPGGSLYGGGGPCNTAGVVAPGVLTFDTEDGSPRVDDLDQCRPPPSEEPDFPPSTIVSPESSHPIQGPVAAVVDPSGQWLFLVNRETDNVAILPTQRRTGLDLTGERGSTVRQLVRVGSGPSGIAMTRDGRKVYVYNAFDHTVTTLVNDGSGNVANVRTQGAPIPVVGEDVLTAQEAAGRKLFYSALDSRMTSAGVAASCASCHLDGRDDGHVWGFPDGPRQTPSLAGRKVTQTGPFHWSGEFPSMRDFLDATVRGRMGGTSLDGVMVAQLSAFIDVIPTPDNPYRSVVQTAAQARGEQVFKKAACDTCHEGEHFTNNKQADVGTFITTGPMRDDDNTRKLGLNTPSLLGLARTAPYLHDGSALSLKGRLMQGRASNKHGTTADLTEAEVDDLVEYLRTL from the coding sequence ATGAAGCGGCATCTTCTGGCCGGAGTCCTGGCGGCGGCGCTCGGGCTGTGTGCGTGTGAGGACCGCTCCACGGGAGCGGCGTGGACCAACGCCTCGGGCTCGGTGGCGCTCAGCCGGGACGACGCCTTCCTGTACGTGGTGGACGCGGACACCGGCGTGCTCGCCGTGGTGGAGACCGCGAGCGGACAGAAGGTGGGCGAGGTGAAGGTGGGCGCGGGGCCGGAGCGGGTGGTGGTGGGCCCGGACGACACCGTCTACGTCTCCAACCGCGGGGCCCGCAGCGTGTCCGTCATCCGGCGGGGTGACTGGAACGAGGCCGCGCGGGTGGCGGTGGGCGTGGAGCCGATGGGGCTGACGGTGTCCCCCAACGGGGACACGCTCTACGTGGTGAACAGCACGGCGCTGGACTCCTCGGTGTACGGGACGTTGATGGCGGTGGACACGCGCACGCTGGAGGTGCGCTGGGAGCTGCCGGTGGGCGAGGAGCCGCGCGGCGTCGCGCTGGTGGACGGCGGGCGCAGGGCGCTGGTCAGCCTGTTCCGGCACGCGGACCTGGTGACGGTGGACCTGTCGGACGCGCATCAGCCGCGCATGCAGCGCGAGGGCACGGACCTGTACGCGCGGGCGAACACGCGGCAGGGCGTGGCGGCGGATGAGCCGATTCCCTTCCCCTCGTCGGACGTGCTGTTCCGCCCGCGAGGCATGGCGGACGTGGTGGTGTCGCCGGAGGGCGCGCGGGCCTTCGCGCCGACGTTGTGGGCGCGCGAGGACTCGCTCACGAGTGACGGGCGGGGGCCTGGGGGTTCGCTCTATGGCGGGGGTGGGCCGTGCAACACGGCGGGCGTGGTGGCGCCGGGCGTGTTGACGTTCGACACGGAGGACGGCTCGCCGCGCGTGGACGATTTGGACCAGTGCCGTCCGCCGCCGAGCGAGGAGCCGGACTTCCCGCCGTCGACGATTGTGAGCCCGGAGTCGAGTCATCCCATCCAGGGGCCGGTGGCGGCGGTGGTGGACCCGTCCGGGCAGTGGCTGTTCCTGGTGAACCGCGAGACGGACAACGTGGCCATCCTGCCGACGCAGCGGCGCACGGGGCTGGATTTGACGGGGGAGCGGGGCAGCACGGTGCGGCAGTTGGTGCGGGTGGGCTCGGGGCCCAGCGGCATCGCGATGACGCGCGATGGGCGCAAGGTGTACGTCTACAACGCGTTCGACCACACGGTGACGACGTTGGTGAACGACGGCTCGGGGAACGTGGCGAACGTGCGCACGCAGGGGGCGCCGATTCCGGTGGTGGGGGAGGACGTGCTGACGGCGCAGGAGGCGGCGGGGCGCAAGCTGTTCTATTCGGCGTTGGATTCGCGGATGACGAGCGCGGGGGTGGCGGCGTCGTGTGCGTCGTGTCACCTGGACGGGCGGGATGACGGGCACGTGTGGGGCTTCCCGGACGGGCCGCGTCAGACGCCGAGCCTGGCGGGGCGGAAGGTGACCCAGACGGGGCCGTTCCACTGGAGCGGGGAGTTCCCGTCGATGAGGGACTTCCTGGATGCGACGGTGCGAGGGCGGATGGGTGGCACGTCGTTGGATGGGGTGATGGTGGCGCAGCTGTCCGCGTTCATCGACGTGATTCCCACGCCGGACAATCCGTACCGGAGCGTGGTGCAAACGGCGGCGCAGGCGCGGGGTGAGCAGGTGTTCAAGAAGGCCGCGTGTGACACGTGTCACGAGGGCGAGCACTTCACGAACAACAAGCAGGCGGACGTGGGGACCTTCATCACCACCGGGCCGATGCGGGACGACGACAACACGCGGAAGCTGGGGCTGAACACGCCGTCGCTGCTGGGCCTGGCGCGCACGGCGCCGTACCTTCACGACGGCAGCGCGCTGTCGCTCAAGGGCCGGCTGATGCAGGGCAGGGCGTCCAACAAGCACGGCACCACCGCGGACCTCACGGAGGCGGAGGTCGACGACCTGGTGGAGTACCTGCGCACGCTGTGA
- a CDS encoding NAD(P)H-dependent glycerol-3-phosphate dehydrogenase, with translation MRGSVIGSGSFGTALANVLAANCEDVRLWGREPTVVDAINTRHENPTYLPGIPISERVRATLDLQEALDGSELVVLATPSHATRQVLARAKDFLPRNVPIVTVSKGIENETLLTMTELLEDCLPEEFHPYLAVLSGPSFAKELARRMPTVVTIASHWDKVAVRCQKALQTETFRSYTSTDVVGVQYGGALKNVIAIAAGMADGLGMGHNARAAIITRGLAEITRLAVRKGANPLTLSGLSGMGDLVLTCTGELSRNRHVGMELGKGKKLADILGQMKEVAEGVKTARSARDLSLKTGVELPICQQVYLIAYEDKNAKMAVVDLMTRQPKSELV, from the coding sequence ATGCGTGGCAGTGTCATCGGCTCGGGTTCCTTCGGTACCGCCCTGGCGAACGTGCTGGCGGCGAACTGCGAGGACGTCCGCCTCTGGGGCCGTGAGCCGACGGTGGTGGACGCCATCAACACGCGGCACGAGAACCCGACCTACCTGCCCGGCATCCCCATCTCCGAGCGCGTGCGCGCCACGCTGGACCTGCAGGAGGCGCTCGACGGCTCGGAGCTGGTGGTGCTCGCCACGCCCAGCCACGCCACGCGCCAGGTGCTCGCGCGCGCCAAGGACTTCCTGCCGCGCAACGTGCCCATCGTCACCGTGTCCAAGGGCATCGAGAACGAGACGCTCCTGACGATGACGGAGCTGCTCGAGGACTGTCTGCCCGAGGAGTTCCACCCGTACCTCGCCGTGCTCTCCGGCCCCAGCTTCGCCAAGGAGCTGGCGCGGCGCATGCCCACGGTGGTCACCATCGCCTCGCACTGGGACAAGGTGGCGGTGCGCTGCCAGAAGGCGCTGCAGACGGAGACCTTCCGCAGCTACACGTCCACGGACGTGGTGGGCGTGCAGTACGGCGGCGCGCTGAAGAACGTCATCGCCATCGCCGCGGGCATGGCGGACGGCCTGGGCATGGGTCACAACGCGCGCGCGGCCATCATCACGCGCGGCCTGGCCGAAATCACCCGACTGGCGGTGCGCAAGGGCGCAAACCCCCTGACGCTGTCGGGCCTGTCCGGCATGGGAGACCTGGTGCTCACGTGCACCGGTGAGCTCAGCCGCAACCGGCACGTGGGCATGGAGCTGGGCAAGGGCAAGAAGCTGGCGGACATCCTCGGGCAGATGAAGGAGGTCGCCGAGGGCGTGAAGACGGCGCGCAGCGCGCGGGACTTGTCGCTCAAGACGGGCGTGGAGCTGCCCATCTGCCAGCAGGTCTACCTGATTGCCTACGAGGACAAGAACGCCAAGATGGCGGTGGTGGACCTGATGACGCGTCAGCCCAAGTCCGAGCTCGTCTGA
- a CDS encoding MFS transporter, with translation MSLSSLASLPSFRAFRHREFLAVWSGALVSNVGTWMEVLALGVFVTKVTGRAEWTGGVAALTYLPSLILSPLGGALADRFDRRKYVAVCAASQALLAAVLATLAFTGNLTVQAVAGICFLNGCVHVVSGPAYTALVAGLVSKEDLHSAMTLMSAQFNLGRIVGPVLAAGLLAAGNVAWVMVANTLSFFAVLFAVAQVRAEPRASLPASSRGLWGDILEGARLARGDSGIRLSMVALFLLALFISPFIALVPVFALQVFGADASAASVLIAVQGVGALVASGLVGGFAVRWGKDRVVDLSMMLMGPVTMAYWLSPTLPVAMGSMFVLGAVYLVVMTGLSTRNQERTPRELQGRVSSLAMLLINVGYSVGVWAQGALADRVGVRGVTATAAALFFLSMVGLRWQRPRTADVAST, from the coding sequence GTGTCCCTCTCGAGCCTGGCGAGCCTGCCGTCCTTCCGTGCCTTCCGTCACCGGGAGTTCCTCGCGGTGTGGTCGGGGGCGCTCGTGTCCAACGTGGGCACGTGGATGGAGGTGCTCGCGCTGGGCGTCTTCGTCACGAAGGTCACGGGGCGCGCGGAGTGGACGGGCGGCGTGGCGGCGCTGACGTACCTGCCCTCGCTCATCCTGTCTCCGTTGGGTGGCGCGCTGGCGGACCGGTTCGACCGGCGCAAGTACGTCGCGGTGTGCGCGGCGTCGCAGGCGCTGCTGGCGGCGGTGCTGGCGACGCTGGCCTTCACGGGGAACCTCACCGTGCAGGCGGTGGCGGGCATCTGCTTCCTCAACGGCTGCGTGCACGTGGTGTCGGGGCCGGCGTACACGGCGCTGGTGGCGGGGCTGGTGTCGAAGGAGGACCTGCACAGCGCGATGACGCTGATGTCGGCGCAGTTCAACCTGGGGCGCATCGTCGGGCCGGTGTTGGCGGCGGGGTTGCTCGCGGCGGGCAACGTGGCCTGGGTGATGGTGGCGAACACGCTGTCGTTCTTCGCGGTGTTGTTCGCGGTGGCGCAGGTGCGCGCGGAGCCCAGGGCCTCGCTGCCCGCGTCCTCCCGGGGACTGTGGGGTGACATCCTGGAGGGAGCGCGGCTGGCGCGCGGTGACTCGGGCATCCGTTTGTCGATGGTGGCGTTGTTCCTGCTCGCGCTGTTCATCTCGCCCTTCATCGCGTTGGTGCCGGTGTTCGCGCTCCAGGTGTTCGGCGCGGATGCGTCGGCCGCGTCGGTGCTCATCGCGGTGCAGGGGGTGGGAGCGCTCGTTGCGTCGGGGCTGGTGGGCGGCTTCGCGGTGCGCTGGGGCAAGGACCGGGTGGTGGACCTGTCGATGATGTTGATGGGGCCGGTGACGATGGCGTACTGGCTGTCGCCCACGCTGCCCGTGGCGATGGGGAGCATGTTCGTCCTGGGCGCGGTGTACCTGGTGGTGATGACGGGGCTGAGCACACGCAACCAGGAGCGCACGCCGCGCGAGCTGCAGGGGAGGGTGAGCAGCCTCGCGATGCTGCTCATCAACGTGGGCTACTCGGTGGGCGTCTGGGCGCAGGGCGCGCTCGCGGACCGGGTGGGTGTGCGCGGCGTCACCGCGACGGCGGCGGCGCTGTTCTTCCTGTCGATGGTGGGGCTGCGCTGGCAGCGCCCGAGGACCGCCGACGTCGCGAGCACCTGA
- a CDS encoding M20/M25/M40 family metallo-hydrolase, protein MRAREASSELLRWMLEQYSPSHQEADFSRALAEKLERRGWRAHVDEMGNTVASLGDGDTCVALLGHIDTVPGDIPVRLEGTRLFGRGAVDAKGALAAFIEAAELLDDSERAGKRFLLLGCVEEEVAITRGALHAREHHRPDFVVNGEPSGAHAITLGYKGLVRLELEYRAARKHTASRNYRAPAEHLVDAWNALRRRCDERNAGCTLFEQDLPSLLSFHTGTDHDTEWATASINIRTGPTSDVDALLACLTSVPDVSVKTVSRKGAVSAEGNDPLTRAFKQSIRERGARPTLRVKTGTSDWNTVADTWAVPTVAYGPGDSALDHTPDEHIELGEYEEGVAVLARVLALLPNKV, encoded by the coding sequence ATGCGGGCGCGTGAGGCGAGCTCGGAGCTGTTGCGGTGGATGCTGGAGCAGTACAGCCCCAGTCACCAGGAGGCAGACTTCTCCCGTGCGCTCGCGGAGAAGCTGGAGCGTCGCGGCTGGCGCGCCCATGTCGACGAGATGGGCAACACCGTGGCCAGCCTCGGTGACGGCGACACCTGCGTCGCGCTGCTGGGCCACATCGACACCGTCCCTGGCGACATCCCCGTGCGCCTCGAAGGCACGCGCCTGTTCGGCCGTGGCGCGGTGGACGCCAAGGGCGCGCTGGCCGCGTTCATCGAGGCCGCGGAGCTGCTCGACGACTCCGAGCGCGCCGGCAAGCGCTTCCTCCTCCTCGGCTGCGTGGAAGAGGAGGTCGCCATCACCCGGGGCGCGCTCCACGCTCGCGAGCACCACCGCCCGGACTTCGTCGTCAACGGCGAGCCCAGCGGCGCTCACGCCATCACCCTGGGCTACAAGGGCCTCGTCCGGCTGGAGCTCGAGTACCGCGCCGCGCGCAAGCACACCGCGAGCCGCAACTATCGCGCCCCCGCCGAGCACCTCGTCGACGCCTGGAACGCCCTGCGCCGCCGCTGTGATGAGCGCAACGCGGGCTGCACCCTCTTCGAGCAGGACCTGCCCTCGCTCCTGTCCTTCCACACGGGCACCGACCACGACACCGAGTGGGCCACCGCGAGCATCAACATCCGCACCGGCCCCACCAGCGACGTGGACGCCCTGCTCGCGTGCCTCACCAGCGTGCCCGACGTCTCGGTGAAGACGGTGTCCCGCAAGGGCGCCGTGTCCGCCGAGGGCAACGACCCGCTCACCCGCGCCTTCAAGCAGTCCATCCGCGAGCGCGGCGCGCGCCCCACCCTTCGCGTGAAGACGGGCACCTCGGACTGGAACACCGTGGCGGACACCTGGGCCGTGCCCACCGTCGCCTACGGCCCGGGTGACTCCGCGCTGGACCACACGCCCGACGAGCACATCGAGCTGGGCGAGTACGAAGAGGGCGTCGCCGTGCTGGCCCGCGTGCTCGCGCTCCTGCCGAACAAGGTCTGA
- a CDS encoding [LysW]-aminoadipate kinase has protein sequence MSPVSQPAPLVVKIGGAAGVDLENVCADVAELRQRGERVVVVNGGSEAGDSLLASLGMERREALTASGNVVRLTNEATLRVLTMAWVGDVNKRAVLALLSRGVPAMGMCGADGRVLVARRRPPLKLQDGTRTRIDRTHLAGEMTEVNTRLLGVLMDAGQTPVVCPPAVTEDGTLVNVDADQVAAAIAAALGARALVMLSNVAGLLEDPADPTSLIRESDDVERVMGFARGRMRYKLEAARRALAGGVRSAHVTASAAPRPVLSALAGEAGTKLTSSGVKVADAGA, from the coding sequence ATGAGCCCCGTGTCCCAGCCCGCGCCGCTCGTGGTGAAGATTGGGGGCGCCGCGGGCGTGGACCTGGAGAACGTCTGCGCCGACGTGGCGGAGCTGCGTCAGCGTGGCGAGCGGGTCGTCGTGGTGAATGGAGGCTCGGAGGCGGGCGACTCGCTGCTGGCCTCGTTGGGCATGGAGCGCAGGGAGGCGCTGACGGCTTCTGGCAACGTGGTGCGGCTGACGAATGAGGCCACGCTGCGCGTGCTGACGATGGCGTGGGTGGGTGACGTCAACAAGCGCGCGGTGCTCGCGCTGCTGTCGCGAGGAGTGCCGGCGATGGGGATGTGCGGCGCGGATGGTCGGGTGCTCGTGGCCCGGCGCAGGCCACCCTTGAAGCTCCAGGATGGGACTCGCACGCGCATCGACCGCACGCACCTGGCCGGGGAGATGACCGAGGTGAACACGCGGCTGCTCGGCGTGTTGATGGACGCGGGCCAGACTCCGGTCGTGTGTCCTCCGGCGGTGACGGAGGATGGGACGCTGGTGAATGTGGATGCGGACCAGGTGGCCGCCGCCATCGCCGCCGCGCTGGGGGCTCGCGCGCTGGTGATGCTGTCCAACGTGGCGGGGCTGCTCGAGGACCCGGCGGACCCCACGTCGCTCATCCGTGAGAGTGATGATGTCGAGCGGGTCATGGGCTTCGCGCGGGGACGCATGCGCTACAAGCTGGAGGCGGCTCGGCGCGCGCTCGCGGGGGGCGTGCGGTCCGCGCACGTCACGGCCTCGGCGGCGCCTCGCCCCGTGCTGTCCGCGCTGGCGGGCGAGGCCGGTACGAAGCTCACTTCTTCGGGTGTGAAGGTGGCTGATGCGGGCGCGTGA
- a CDS encoding SDR family oxidoreductase, whose amino-acid sequence MELGLTHKVALIAGGSSGLGLAVAEELVKEGAHVAIGARDAERLARAEAHLRLMSRGGKVLATRVDLKEHSAAKAWVEDVASKLGGPHIVVTNSAGPPPGPATKFDITAYQEAVDTVMLPAINLALASLPYMKAAKWGRLLLITSETVVRPVARFALSGTARLGIVGFASALVQELGDCGVTVNVLAPGYTRTPPVERTAGTNTSGDVEAGLRAMAAHIPLRRVGEPEEFAAAAAFLASERASFITGTVQLIDGGASVIG is encoded by the coding sequence TTGGAACTGGGACTCACCCATAAGGTCGCGCTCATCGCTGGTGGCTCCAGTGGACTGGGGCTGGCCGTGGCCGAGGAGCTGGTGAAGGAAGGCGCGCATGTCGCCATCGGCGCGCGCGACGCCGAGCGGCTGGCTCGCGCCGAGGCGCACCTGCGCTTGATGTCTCGCGGTGGCAAGGTGCTGGCCACGCGTGTGGACTTGAAGGAGCACAGCGCCGCGAAGGCGTGGGTGGAGGACGTGGCCAGCAAGCTGGGCGGTCCCCACATCGTGGTGACGAACAGCGCGGGGCCGCCGCCGGGGCCGGCGACGAAGTTCGACATCACCGCGTACCAGGAGGCCGTCGACACGGTGATGCTGCCGGCCATCAACCTGGCCCTGGCCTCGCTGCCGTACATGAAGGCCGCGAAGTGGGGACGGCTCTTGCTCATCACTTCGGAGACGGTGGTGCGGCCGGTGGCGCGCTTCGCCCTGTCTGGCACGGCGCGCCTGGGCATCGTGGGATTCGCATCCGCGCTGGTGCAGGAACTGGGGGACTGCGGCGTCACCGTCAACGTGCTCGCGCCGGGCTATACGCGCACGCCGCCCGTGGAGCGCACGGCGGGGACCAACACGTCGGGCGATGTCGAGGCGGGGCTTCGAGCCATGGCCGCGCACATCCCGCTGCGCCGGGTGGGTGAGCCGGAGGAGTTCGCCGCGGCGGCCGCGTTCCTCGCCAGTGAGCGCGCGTCGTTCATCACGGGCACCGTGCAGCTCATCGACGGTGGCGCGAGCGTCATCGGATGA
- a CDS encoding sulfotransferase, with protein MSTLTVLYITGWCRSGSTIIGNVLNEVAGCFHTGELSFLWKNAYGNGSNTMCGCGTPLVQCALWAKVLEQGVATGESPQGHAARVVRRQLDTVRTRHTWRVLRQGTPSPVLYEHAELLARTYRTIADATGSHIIVDSGKFPSEAALLPHVDGITPYYLHLVRDPRAVAHSWTKTKQYVVPMSAARSTAYWLGFNVASELVTRRHPERSLFLRYEDFIASPQATIDSLLELIQVDRAVNPVKGRTVVLGRNHTVTGNPDRFLSGSTLLRPGDDAWRKELPAKVKTLVSTLAWPLTGRYQYRGPPAPVDVGSGAEPAKNVSDARSGNLGTGTHP; from the coding sequence ATGAGCACGCTGACCGTCCTCTACATCACCGGCTGGTGCCGCAGCGGCAGCACCATCATCGGCAACGTGCTCAACGAGGTGGCGGGCTGCTTCCACACCGGCGAGCTGAGCTTCCTGTGGAAGAACGCCTACGGGAACGGCTCCAACACGATGTGCGGCTGTGGCACGCCGCTGGTGCAATGCGCCCTGTGGGCCAAGGTGCTGGAGCAGGGCGTGGCGACAGGGGAGTCTCCGCAGGGACATGCCGCGCGGGTGGTGCGCCGACAGCTGGACACGGTGCGCACGCGGCACACGTGGCGCGTACTGCGGCAGGGTACGCCCTCTCCGGTGCTGTACGAGCACGCGGAGCTGCTTGCCCGGACGTACCGCACCATCGCGGACGCCACGGGCAGCCACATCATCGTGGACAGCGGGAAGTTCCCCTCCGAGGCGGCGCTGCTTCCGCACGTGGATGGAATCACTCCGTACTACCTGCACCTGGTGAGGGACCCTCGCGCGGTGGCGCACTCGTGGACGAAGACGAAGCAGTACGTCGTCCCGATGTCCGCCGCGCGGAGCACCGCGTACTGGCTGGGCTTCAACGTGGCCTCGGAGCTGGTCACCCGGCGTCACCCGGAGCGCTCGCTGTTCCTGCGCTACGAGGACTTCATCGCGTCGCCGCAGGCCACCATCGACTCCCTGCTGGAGCTCATCCAGGTGGACCGCGCGGTGAATCCGGTGAAGGGGCGCACGGTGGTGCTGGGCCGCAACCACACCGTCACCGGCAACCCGGACCGGTTCCTGAGTGGCTCGACGCTGCTGCGGCCCGGTGACGATGCGTGGCGCAAGGAGCTTCCGGCGAAGGTGAAGACGCTGGTGTCCACGCTCGCGTGGCCGCTGACGGGGCGCTACCAGTACCGGGGACCACCGGCCCCCGTGGACGTCGGCTCCGGAGCGGAGCCCGCGAAGAACGTGTCGGACGCTCGGAGTGGGAACCTGGGGACCGGGACTCATCCATAA
- the argC gene encoding N-acetyl-gamma-glutamyl-phosphate reductase, producing MTRVAVLGAGGYAGGEVLRLLLAHPAVEVAQATSEQHAGKRLDFPHPHLRGASTLRFAPHDALEPCDVLVSCMPSGELIRRWSQVSPLAARIIDLSADFRLGPVDHARWYPRAPRPAELPEFVYGLPEWAGARLKDARWVAVPGCMAHAALLGLLPLVRAGLVRPEMVVVDAKTGSSGGGATPDRSSHHPERASALRCYRPTGHRHTGEIEAATERFTGTRATVHFSATAVPSVRGILATVHAFAARPLEDANEPLRALASTYREHPFVNVLRANASASPFPEPGPLSGTNHCDLSVDVDAERGRIVVNAALDNLVKGAAGTAVHALNLMLGRPETEGLGFRGLHPL from the coding sequence ATGACGCGTGTCGCGGTGCTGGGGGCCGGGGGTTACGCTGGCGGCGAGGTGCTGCGGTTGCTCCTCGCGCACCCGGCGGTGGAGGTGGCCCAGGCCACGTCCGAGCAGCACGCCGGCAAGCGGCTCGACTTCCCCCACCCGCACCTGCGCGGCGCGAGCACGCTGCGCTTCGCGCCCCACGACGCGCTGGAGCCGTGCGACGTGCTCGTCTCCTGCATGCCCTCCGGAGAGCTCATCCGCCGGTGGTCGCAGGTGAGCCCGCTCGCCGCGCGCATCATCGACCTGAGCGCGGACTTCCGGCTCGGTCCCGTCGACCACGCGCGCTGGTATCCCCGCGCGCCCCGGCCCGCGGAGCTGCCCGAGTTCGTCTACGGCCTGCCGGAGTGGGCGGGCGCTCGATTGAAGGACGCGCGGTGGGTGGCGGTGCCCGGGTGCATGGCCCACGCGGCGCTGCTCGGGCTGTTGCCCCTGGTGCGCGCGGGGCTGGTGCGTCCCGAGATGGTGGTGGTGGACGCGAAGACGGGCTCGTCCGGTGGCGGCGCGACCCCGGACCGCTCGTCGCATCATCCCGAGCGGGCCTCGGCCTTGCGCTGCTATCGGCCCACGGGACATCGGCACACGGGGGAGATCGAGGCCGCGACGGAGCGCTTCACCGGCACGCGCGCCACCGTGCACTTCAGCGCGACGGCGGTGCCCAGCGTCCGAGGCATCCTCGCCACCGTGCACGCCTTCGCCGCGCGTCCGCTCGAGGACGCCAACGAGCCCCTGCGCGCGCTCGCGTCGACGTACCGCGAGCACCCCTTCGTGAACGTGCTGCGCGCCAACGCGAGCGCGTCACCGTTCCCAGAGCCGGGCCCGCTCTCGGGCACCAACCACTGTGACCTGTCGGTGGACGTGGACGCGGAGCGCGGGCGCATCGTGGTGAACGCGGCGCTGGACAACCTGGTGAAGGGCGCGGCGGGCACGGCCGTGCATGCGCTGAACCTGATGCTGGGCAGACCCGAAACGGAGGGCCTCGGCTTCCGCGGCCTCCACCCCCTCTGA
- a CDS encoding RimK family alpha-L-glutamate ligase: MMQGHEVHLVYTRLRTEERMLADALRARGFGVRTHADSELVLPLSRERWQDGGPVLMRSMSFTRARYLSSILEVKGSRVLNTAHCIATCGDKALTTLALARAEVPIPWAFVGFEEEACVAQMQERGFPVVTKPVLGSWGRMVARVDGVHAAEGMMSMRFEMGGAQDHVALVQQYIDKPGYDLRVYVIGKSVGGMRRRSEHWVTNTARGAVPERYEVPESHARLAEQAARAVGGEMVAVDLLETRAGEVMVNEINHCVEFARSIEFTGIPLPELMADYVRETLR; encoded by the coding sequence ATGATGCAAGGCCACGAGGTCCACCTGGTCTACACCCGCCTGCGCACCGAGGAGCGCATGCTCGCGGACGCGCTGCGCGCGCGGGGCTTCGGGGTGAGGACACACGCGGACTCGGAGCTGGTGCTCCCGCTGAGCCGTGAGCGCTGGCAGGACGGCGGGCCCGTGCTGATGCGCAGCATGTCCTTCACGCGGGCGCGCTACCTGTCCTCCATCCTGGAGGTGAAGGGCTCCCGCGTGCTCAACACCGCGCACTGCATCGCCACGTGCGGGGACAAGGCGCTCACCACGCTCGCGCTCGCCAGGGCGGAGGTGCCCATCCCCTGGGCCTTCGTGGGCTTCGAGGAGGAGGCCTGCGTCGCGCAGATGCAGGAGCGCGGCTTCCCCGTGGTGACCAAGCCCGTGCTCGGCTCGTGGGGGCGGATGGTGGCGCGCGTGGATGGCGTCCACGCGGCGGAGGGCATGATGTCCATGCGCTTCGAGATGGGCGGCGCGCAGGACCACGTGGCGCTGGTGCAGCAGTACATCGACAAGCCGGGATACGACTTGCGCGTGTACGTCATCGGCAAGTCGGTGGGCGGCATGCGCCGACGCTCCGAGCACTGGGTGACGAACACCGCCCGGGGCGCGGTGCCGGAGCGCTACGAGGTGCCGGAGTCCCACGCCCGGCTCGCAGAGCAGGCCGCGCGCGCCGTGGGCGGGGAGATGGTGGCGGTGGACCTGCTGGAGACGCGGGCAGGCGAGGTGATGGTGAATGAGATCAACCACTGCGTGGAGTTCGCGCGGAGCATCGAGTTCACCGGCATTCCCCTGCCGGAGCTGATGGCGGACTACGTGCGGGAGACGTTGCGATGA